The Microbacterium sp. zg-Y1090 sequence GCGCTGGGCGCCTCCCGGCTGGCCCCACGTGCTGGGCACCGACGGCACCGGCCGCGACATCCTCAGCCTCCTCATGGCGGGCTCGGTCACCACGGTGTGGGTCTCGCTCGGGGCGGGCCTGGTCGCCACGCTCGTCGGGCTGGTCCTCGCGTCGCTCGGTGCGCTCACCCGACGATGGATGCGCGAGTCGGTCGCCGTCCTGGTGGACATCCTCATCGCCTTCCCCGTGCTGCTGATCGCCATGATGATCTCCGCGGTCTGGGGGGGATCGCTCTGGGTGGTGATCCTGTCGGTCGGCATCGGCTTCGGCGTCAACATCGCCCGCGTCACACGGCCGGAGCTGCGACGCGTGCTGCACAGCGAGTTCGTGCTGGCGGGCAAAGCGGCAGGGCTTACCCCCGTGCAGAACCTGCTGCGCCACCTCTTCCCCAATGTCGCGCCGGTGTTCATCGTGCAGCTGTCATGGGGCATGGCGGTGGCGGTGCTCGCCGAGGCCGGCCTGTCGTACCTCGGCTTCGGCGCACCGCCCACCGAGCCGTCATGGGGGGTGCTGCTGAGCGAGCTGCAGAGCTACATCACGGTGCACCCGGTGTCGGTGGTCTGGCCCGGGCTGGCGATCACGCTCACCGTCCTCGGGCTGAACCTGCTGGGCGACGGGCTGCGTGAAGCCACCGACCCGACGCTCTCGCGCCGCAGCAATGCCGCACGCGCGCACGTTCCGGAGGTGGTGGCGTGAGTCTGCAGGTGCAGGACCTCGTGATCGAGCTCGGCGGTCGCCGCGTGGTCGACGGCGTCTCGTTCGAGGTGCCCGACTCGGCGCGCGTCGGGCTCATCGGCGAGTCCGGCTCGGGCAAGTCCCTCACCGCCCTGGCGATCATGGGCCTGCTGCCGGATGCCGCGACGGTCGAAGGCAGCATCCGCTGGAACGGGCGCGAGCTGGTCGGCCTGCCCGACCGCGAACTCGCGCAGCTGCGCGGCGACGAGATCGGCATCGTCTTCCAGGAGCCCCGCACGGCGCTGAACCCGATCCGCACCGTGGGCCGGCAGATCTCCGAGTCGGTGCGCATCCACGAAGGCGTCACCCGGCGCGAGGCGAAGTCACGCGCGGTGGCCGAGGCCCGCCGCGTCGCCCTCCCCGATCCCGAGCAGATCGTCGCCCGCTATCCCCATCAGCTCTCGGGCGGGCAGCGACAGCGGGTGGCGATCGCGATGGCTCTCGCCTGCCGCCCGCGCCTGCTCATCGCCGACGAGCCGACCACGGCCCTGGACGTGACGATCCAGGCCGAGATCCTGCATCTGCTCGGCACCCTCGTCACCGGGGACGGCATGTCGCTGGTGTTCATCACGCACGACCTGGCGGTGCTGTCCCAGATCGCCAGCCACGGGGTCGTGCTCGAGCACGGCCGCGTGGTCGAGTCGGCACCGGTGTCGACCCTGCTCACCCGTCCGTCGTCGGAGGTGACCCGCGGGCTGCTGCGGGACGCCACCGCGACACTGTGGCGACCGGGGGGCGCGCTGTGAGCGCCCTGCTGCGCGGCCGGGGCCTCACCCGCCGCCACCTCGCGCCTCGCTCCGGCCTGTTCACCCCCCGCCGGTACACGACGGCGCTGGAGGACGCCGACGTGGATGTGGCGGAGGGCTCCGCCCTCGGTGTCATCGGCGAGTCCGGCTCCGGCAAGTCGACCCTCGTGCGGCTGCTGCTGGGCCTGGACACCCCCACCGCGGGCACCGTGGACTTCGACGGCCGGCCGGTTGCGGCATCCGCCCCCGCCCGCTCGCTGCACTGGCTGCGACGCCAGACCGGTGTCGTCTTCCAGGACCCGTACGCATCGCTCGACCCCCGCATGAGCGTGGGACGCATCGTGGGCGAGCCGCTGTGGGCGCTGGGGATCGAGGGCGACCGGCGCGCGCGGGTGCGCGAGGTCCTCGCCGATGTCGGCCTGGAGCCGGACATGGCCGACCGTTTCCCGCACGAGTTCTCGGGCGGGCAGCGCCAGCGCATCGCGCTGGCCAGGGCGATCGTGCACCGCCCGCGGCTGCTCGTGGGCGATGAGCCGCTGTCGGCGCTGGACGTCACGGTGCGCGCTCAGATCCTCGAGCTGCTGCGGGAGCTGCGCCGCCGCGACGGGCTGGCGCTCGTGCTGGTGTCGCACGACATCGGCGTGGTGCAGAATCTCTGCGACGAGGTGATCGTCATGAAGGACGGCCGCATCGTCGAGGAGGGGCCGACCGAGAAGGTCCTGCTGACGCCGCAGGTGGCGTACACCCGGCGACTGCTGGCATCCATCCCGGTCATCGACCCGCGTGCCGGGCGCGAGGATGTCGCACCTCCCCCCTAGCCTCGTGGCATGAACGCCATCGTCCCGCCGTACCTGCTGGCCCGTCTCGCCGAGACCGACGCGCCGCACCTCGCGCGGGCCGCCCGCGCGGCGCGCAACACCCTGGCCGCGCAGCGGCACTACCGACCCGAGCTGACACGGCTGCGGCTGTCGATCGATGAAGACGGCGCCCTGGTCGCCGAGGGCGCCCCCTCCCCGAACCGCGTCGTCTCCGACGCGCAGAACGAGGAGAACCTGCCCGGCATGACGGTGCGAGGCGAGGGCGACCCGCCCACCGGCGACGCCGCGGCCGACGAGGCGTTCGACGGCCTGGGCGTGACCTTCGATTTCTTCTGGGACGCCTACCAGCGCGCGGGGATCGACGGGGTGGGCGGCACCCTGGCGGCGACGGTGCAC is a genomic window containing:
- a CDS encoding ABC transporter permease, which gives rise to MSAPAGATSSPAITGRWGWLRRLLRLTTGRVGVAVVLAVGVTAVVAAVWTPFNPQQVDISERWAPPGWPHVLGTDGTGRDILSLLMAGSVTTVWVSLGAGLVATLVGLVLASLGALTRRWMRESVAVLVDILIAFPVLLIAMMISAVWGGSLWVVILSVGIGFGVNIARVTRPELRRVLHSEFVLAGKAAGLTPVQNLLRHLFPNVAPVFIVQLSWGMAVAVLAEAGLSYLGFGAPPTEPSWGVLLSELQSYITVHPVSVVWPGLAITLTVLGLNLLGDGLREATDPTLSRRSNAARAHVPEVVA
- a CDS encoding ATP-binding cassette domain-containing protein, with protein sequence MSLQVQDLVIELGGRRVVDGVSFEVPDSARVGLIGESGSGKSLTALAIMGLLPDAATVEGSIRWNGRELVGLPDRELAQLRGDEIGIVFQEPRTALNPIRTVGRQISESVRIHEGVTRREAKSRAVAEARRVALPDPEQIVARYPHQLSGGQRQRVAIAMALACRPRLLIADEPTTALDVTIQAEILHLLGTLVTGDGMSLVFITHDLAVLSQIASHGVVLEHGRVVESAPVSTLLTRPSSEVTRGLLRDATATLWRPGGAL
- a CDS encoding ABC transporter ATP-binding protein — translated: MSALLRGRGLTRRHLAPRSGLFTPRRYTTALEDADVDVAEGSALGVIGESGSGKSTLVRLLLGLDTPTAGTVDFDGRPVAASAPARSLHWLRRQTGVVFQDPYASLDPRMSVGRIVGEPLWALGIEGDRRARVREVLADVGLEPDMADRFPHEFSGGQRQRIALARAIVHRPRLLVGDEPLSALDVTVRAQILELLRELRRRDGLALVLVSHDIGVVQNLCDEVIVMKDGRIVEEGPTEKVLLTPQVAYTRRLLASIPVIDPRAGREDVAPPP